In the Quercus lobata isolate SW786 chromosome 5, ValleyOak3.0 Primary Assembly, whole genome shotgun sequence genome, one interval contains:
- the LOC115990646 gene encoding stemmadenine O-acetyltransferase-like translates to MVMNVEIISKEIIKPSSPTPHHLRKFKLSFIDQLAPPFHFPIIWFYDSKKFVDVEPFERSRLLKESLAETLTHFFPLAGTPINEEFSINCNDKGVDYIQARVLCKLSQAIHNPNGNDLIQLLPFDSCNDFGKEVLLAVQYNIFECGGIAIAVCISHKLADGTSVVNFVNSWAGTCRGESEVISPIFDAHIHFPSKDITGFMPNEVYISKEKIVTRRFVFNKSSIAALKREASAAFGPEDRVASRVEVVSAFIWMRFMVMARTRTTKPKQVPAVHAVNLRERMVPQLPVHSFGNLWGVAITAEIPVEMEKDYHFLVRQLRNAFLEINSEYSKKLQDGPVGDLDFLGKEGKQFQNFCNFSSWCRFPVYEVDFGMGKPTWVCCPGIPIKNEVVMISTKDGDGIETWVNMNEEDMAKFENDQELLSYAS, encoded by the coding sequence ATGGTGATGAATGTTGAGATAATCTCCAAGGAGATAATTAAGCCATCATCTCCGACACCCCATCACCTTAGGAAGTTCAAGCTTTCCTTCATAGACCAACTTGCACCTCCCTTTCATTTTCCTATCATTTGGTTCTATGATTCTAAGAAATTTGTGGATGTTGAACCATTTGAAAGATCTCGTTTGCTAAAAGAGTCTCTAGCTGAAACCTTAACTCACTTCTTTCCATTAGCTGGAACACCTATTAATGAAGAATTCTCCATCAACTGTAACGACAAGGGTGTAGACTATATTCAAGCTCGAGTCCTATGCAAGTTATCACAAGCAATACACAATCCAAATGGCAACGATCTAATCCAATTGCTACCATTTGATAGCTGCAATGATTTTGGAAAGGAAGTTCTCCTAGCTGTccaatataatatttttgagtgtgGTGGAATTGCAATTGCTGTGTGTATCTCACATAAGCTTGCTGATGGAACATCTGTAGtcaattttgttaattcatGGGCTGGCACATGTAGAGGAGAAAGTGAAGTTATAAGCCCTATTTTTGATGCACACATCCATTTTCCTTCAAAAGATATAACTGGGTTCATGCCAAATGAAGTctatatttcaaaagaaaagattgtGACCAGAAGGTTTGTGTTCAACAAATCGAGCATAGCCGCACTAAAAAGAGAAGCCTCTGCTGCATTTGGTCCAGAAGACAGGGTTGCATCACGCGTTGAGGTCGTTTCAGCATTCATATGGATGCGTTTCATGGTGATGGCTCGGACAAGGACAACAAAACCTAAGCAAGTACCAGCAGTTCATGCAGTGAACCTGCGAGAGAGGATGGTTCCACAACTTCCAGTGCATTCCTTTGGGAATCTTTGGGGGGTTGCGATTACAGCAGAAATACCGGTTGAGATGGAGAAGGATTACCATTTTTTAGTGAGGCAGCTTAGGAACGCTTTCTTGGAAATCAATTCTGAGTACTCGAAGAAACTACAAGATGGCCCTGTTGGAGATTTGGATTTTCTAGGAAAGGAAGGCAAACAATTCCAAAACTTCTGTAACTTTAGTAGTTGGTGTAGGTTTCCTGTGTATGAAGTTGATTTTGGTATGGGAAAGCCCACCTGGGTGTGTTGTCCAGGCATTCCTATTAAGAATGAGGTAGTCATGATAAGTACCAAAGATGGTGATGGAATTGAGACATGGGTGAACATGAATGAAGAAGACATGGCCAAGTTCGAAAATGACCAGGAGCTGCTCTCATATGCTAGCTAG